A genomic stretch from Streptomyces venezuelae ATCC 10712 includes:
- a CDS encoding saccharopine dehydrogenase NADP-binding domain-containing protein gives MNTHPAPMIGILGGYGNVGAAAARILAAEGGYRLRIGGRSAAAAWRIARQLGAGAEAAVVDASDSQRLTHFSRGCATVLDCSGTAFSLRGRVRASVLAAGVHYVGMTDDGGSRTPAGPRSAVLFTGLSGTLAGWVPRWLAEGLDSATRFSGWWGGLGAIPPHTAVSCLLGKRLAVDLPEEPYGAGGPATGPTGGTGGRTTAPDAADDELRALAEELPSPAPPLPPHAVAVRRVLPEELRQQAYLLRLHEAHWHEVLKGPGVPAFLDRFALGHPAAGDGGALMAAARELARASLRDAAGSSPYQVMYGSLDGLTPDGTPVRRTALLHCTDVSGLVGVIASITTDEVTRGRVPSGVHVMAATLPPGDTADWITRHLPRTTARTTEVPTGGPGMMTSASPSARRPG, from the coding sequence ATGAACACGCACCCCGCACCGATGATCGGCATCCTCGGCGGATACGGGAACGTGGGCGCGGCCGCGGCCCGCATCCTCGCCGCCGAGGGCGGCTACCGCCTGCGGATCGGCGGCCGTTCGGCCGCCGCGGCCTGGCGGATCGCCCGGCAGCTCGGCGCCGGCGCCGAGGCTGCGGTGGTCGACGCCTCCGACAGCCAGAGGCTGACTCATTTCAGCCGTGGCTGCGCCACCGTCCTCGACTGCTCCGGCACGGCGTTCTCGCTGCGCGGCCGGGTCCGCGCCTCCGTCCTCGCCGCCGGCGTCCACTACGTGGGCATGACCGACGACGGCGGCTCACGCACCCCGGCGGGACCGCGCTCCGCCGTGCTCTTCACCGGACTCTCCGGCACGCTGGCCGGCTGGGTGCCGCGCTGGCTGGCCGAAGGGCTGGACTCGGCGACCCGGTTCAGCGGCTGGTGGGGCGGGCTCGGCGCCATCCCGCCCCACACGGCCGTCTCCTGCCTGCTCGGCAAACGCCTCGCGGTGGACCTCCCGGAGGAGCCGTACGGGGCCGGCGGGCCCGCCACCGGCCCCACGGGCGGCACCGGCGGCCGTACCACCGCCCCGGACGCGGCCGACGACGAACTCAGGGCGCTCGCCGAGGAACTGCCCTCCCCCGCCCCGCCGCTGCCGCCCCACGCCGTCGCCGTCCGCCGCGTCCTCCCCGAGGAACTACGGCAGCAGGCCTACCTGCTGAGACTCCACGAGGCCCACTGGCACGAGGTCCTCAAGGGGCCCGGGGTACCCGCCTTCCTCGACCGGTTCGCCCTCGGACACCCGGCGGCAGGCGACGGCGGGGCCCTCATGGCGGCCGCGAGAGAACTGGCCAGGGCGAGCCTCCGGGACGCCGCCGGGAGCTCTCCGTACCAGGTCATGTACGGGTCCCTCGACGGTCTGACGCCCGACGGCACCCCGGTGCGGCGCACCGCGCTCCTGCACTGCACGGACGTGTCCGGCCTCGTGGGAGTGATCGCCTCGATCACCACGGACGAGGTCACCCGGGGCCGGGTCCCGTCCGGCGTCCACGTCATGGCGGCTACGCTGCCGCCCGGGGACACCGCCGACTGGATCACCCGTCACCTGCCGCGCACGACGGCCCGGACGACGGAGGTCCCGACCGGCGGACCGGGCATGATGACATCGGCGTCACCCTCCGCCCGGCGCCCCGGATGA
- a CDS encoding TetR/AcrR family transcriptional regulator, with the protein MTPQTRRTGRTGRPPRLSQEAILTAAQHVLDTEGPEHLSMRRLATELSSTAMALYHHVRDKDELLLLLLERHAQRFPRPELPADPRERLIAASQALHDILAECPWIVEVLASDDLMAVSALWIVENMIDAAIGCGLSPEEAVYAYRVIWYYTAGELTIRVNRERHHAELERPPHRDRAFAALTPEEFPRLASLAAQWDEITTRDTHREGLLAIVDGLLARTGPGRKAT; encoded by the coding sequence ATGACACCTCAGACCCGACGCACCGGCAGGACCGGACGCCCACCCCGCCTGTCCCAGGAGGCCATCCTCACGGCCGCCCAGCACGTCCTGGACACGGAGGGGCCCGAGCACCTGTCGATGCGGCGGCTGGCGACGGAGCTGTCGAGCACCGCGATGGCGCTCTACCACCACGTGCGCGACAAGGACGAGCTGCTGCTCCTGCTGCTGGAGCGGCACGCCCAGCGGTTCCCGCGCCCCGAGCTGCCGGCCGACCCGCGTGAGCGGCTGATCGCGGCGAGCCAGGCACTGCACGACATCCTCGCCGAGTGCCCGTGGATCGTGGAGGTGCTCGCCTCCGACGACCTGATGGCGGTCTCCGCCCTGTGGATCGTGGAGAACATGATCGACGCGGCGATCGGCTGCGGGCTGAGCCCCGAGGAGGCCGTCTACGCCTACCGCGTCATCTGGTACTACACCGCGGGCGAGCTGACCATCCGGGTGAACCGGGAGCGGCACCACGCCGAGCTGGAGCGGCCGCCGCACCGCGACCGGGCGTTCGCGGCCCTGACCCCGGAGGAGTTCCCCCGGCTCGCCTCGCTCGCCGCCCAGTGGGACGAGATCACCACCCGGGACACCCACCGCGAGGGCCTGCTGGCGATCGTGGACGGGCTGCTCGCCCGGACCGGGCCCGGGCGGAAGGCGACATGA
- a CDS encoding (2,3-dihydroxybenzoyl)adenylate synthase has protein sequence MQEGCVPWPESAVRTYREEGYWTTEVLGVWPAARAPEARARTALVTRAGVLTHEEVDRAADRMAAGLLGAGLAPGDRVVVQLLDEAELVVLSLALFRTGILPVYALPAHRSAEITHLVSTAGAAAYVCPERVLDCDFRLLAQEVLDRTDSLRQVFVAGDPGPFTALSSVDAEPVALPAPDPEDVALFLLSGGTSGPPKLIPRTHADYAYQLRETARLCGVGPDSVYLAALPVEHNFALGCPGVLGTLRAGGTAVIAPAPTADACFPLIERARVTITSLVPPLVPLWLDAAEWTDHDLSSLEVLQVGGARLDPDTARQVPKALGCTLQQVYGMAEGLLNFTRLDDPEDVIVHTQGRPLSPADEVRVIREDGAEAGPGEVGELFTRGPYTLRGYYRAGERNRTRFTEDGFYRTGDLVRRTEHGDFEVVGRINDVVNRGGEKVPTLEVEEHLLAAFPLLGAAVIALPDALMGERTCACVVPRDRANPPTLREVKAAFRGRGVAAYKVPDQLVVLERLPMTGVGKVDKRALLAQLET, from the coding sequence ATGCAAGAGGGCTGTGTGCCGTGGCCTGAGTCGGCGGTTCGTACGTACCGGGAGGAGGGCTACTGGACCACGGAGGTCCTCGGGGTCTGGCCCGCCGCCCGCGCACCGGAGGCACGGGCGAGAACCGCTCTGGTGACGCGGGCCGGGGTCCTGACCCACGAGGAGGTCGACCGCGCGGCCGACCGCATGGCCGCCGGGCTGCTGGGCGCGGGTCTGGCACCGGGCGACCGGGTCGTGGTGCAACTCCTCGACGAGGCCGAGCTCGTGGTGCTGAGCCTGGCGCTGTTCCGCACCGGCATCCTGCCGGTGTACGCGCTGCCCGCGCACCGTTCCGCGGAGATCACCCACCTGGTGAGCACGGCCGGGGCGGCGGCCTACGTCTGCCCGGAGCGGGTGCTCGACTGCGACTTCCGGCTCCTCGCCCAGGAGGTGCTCGACCGGACGGACAGCCTCCGGCAGGTGTTCGTGGCGGGCGATCCCGGGCCGTTCACGGCCCTGTCGTCCGTCGACGCGGAACCCGTGGCGCTGCCGGCGCCCGACCCCGAGGACGTGGCGCTCTTCCTGCTGTCCGGCGGCACCTCGGGGCCGCCGAAGCTGATCCCGAGGACCCACGCCGACTACGCGTACCAACTGCGCGAGACCGCGCGGCTCTGCGGGGTCGGCCCCGACAGCGTCTATCTGGCGGCGCTGCCGGTGGAGCACAACTTCGCCCTCGGCTGCCCCGGCGTCCTCGGCACGCTGCGCGCCGGCGGAACGGCCGTGATCGCCCCCGCGCCCACGGCCGACGCCTGCTTCCCGCTGATCGAGCGGGCACGCGTGACGATCACCTCGCTCGTCCCGCCGCTGGTGCCGCTCTGGCTCGACGCGGCGGAGTGGACCGACCACGACCTGTCCTCCCTGGAGGTCCTCCAGGTCGGCGGCGCCCGGCTCGATCCGGACACGGCCCGCCAGGTCCCGAAGGCCCTCGGCTGCACCCTCCAGCAGGTGTACGGGATGGCCGAGGGCCTGCTGAACTTCACCCGGCTCGACGACCCCGAGGACGTGATCGTCCACACCCAGGGGCGGCCGCTGTCACCGGCCGACGAGGTGCGGGTGATCCGGGAGGACGGGGCCGAGGCAGGACCGGGGGAGGTGGGGGAGCTGTTCACCCGTGGCCCGTACACCCTGCGCGGCTACTACCGCGCGGGGGAGCGCAACCGCACCCGGTTCACCGAAGACGGCTTCTACCGCACGGGCGACCTCGTGCGGCGCACCGAGCACGGTGACTTCGAGGTCGTCGGCCGGATCAACGACGTGGTCAACCGGGGCGGGGAGAAGGTGCCCACGCTGGAGGTCGAGGAGCATCTGCTCGCCGCCTTCCCGCTCCTCGGGGCGGCCGTGATCGCCCTGCCCGACGCCCTGATGGGGGAGCGGACCTGCGCCTGCGTCGTCCCGCGGGACCGTGCGAACCCGCCGACCCTGCGGGAGGTGAAGGCCGCGTTCCGGGGCCGTGGCGTCGCCGCGTACAAGGTGCCCGACCAGCTGGTGGTCCTGGAGCGGCTGCCGATGACGGGCGTCGGCAAGGTCGACAAGCGGGCGCTGCTCGCCCAGCTGGAGACCTGA
- a CDS encoding thioesterase II family protein, translating to MIPADHAAPSPLRTFSPRTHARARLICFPHAGGAAGGYRAWGLDAPWDVEVCGVQYPGRGDRFDVPPATDLESLLDDLVPGLSRGRTGEELASTVLFGHSMGALVAYEAARRLAVTGRPPGALVVSGQPAPLRSRGGALHRASDAELLADLTRLGGTASDVMDNRALLEALLPAVRSDYRIAETYRPLPGAPLGIPVTVLYADDDPEVTADEAAAWAGVGTGPCAVEVFGGGHFYLETRRADVLPRVFRAVRAVLSETVPAWPSTP from the coding sequence GTGATCCCGGCGGACCACGCTGCCCCGTCCCCGCTCCGCACGTTCTCGCCGCGCACCCACGCGCGGGCCCGGCTGATCTGCTTCCCGCACGCAGGCGGGGCCGCGGGCGGCTACCGGGCGTGGGGCCTGGACGCGCCCTGGGACGTCGAGGTGTGCGGGGTGCAGTACCCCGGCCGCGGCGACCGCTTCGACGTGCCGCCGGCCACGGACCTGGAGAGCCTCCTGGACGACCTCGTGCCGGGGCTGTCCCGGGGGCGGACGGGCGAGGAGCTCGCCTCCACCGTGCTGTTCGGGCACAGCATGGGCGCCCTCGTGGCGTACGAGGCCGCCCGCAGGCTCGCGGTGACCGGCCGGCCGCCGGGGGCGCTCGTCGTCTCCGGGCAGCCGGCCCCCCTGCGGAGCCGGGGCGGCGCCCTCCACCGCGCCTCCGACGCCGAGCTGCTCGCGGACCTGACCAGGCTGGGCGGCACCGCGTCGGACGTCATGGACAACCGCGCCCTCCTGGAGGCCCTGCTGCCCGCCGTCCGGAGCGACTACCGGATCGCCGAGACCTACCGTCCGCTGCCCGGCGCCCCGTTGGGCATCCCGGTGACCGTGCTGTACGCCGACGACGACCCCGAGGTCACCGCGGACGAGGCCGCCGCCTGGGCCGGGGTCGGCACGGGACCCTGCGCCGTGGAGGTGTTCGGCGGCGGTCACTTCTATCTGGAGACGCGGCGCGCGGACGTCCTTCCCCGGGTGTTCCGGGCGGTGCGGGCCGTGCTGTCCGAGACCGTCCCCGCCTGGCCGTCCACCCCGTGA